From Candidatus Zymogenaceae bacterium, the proteins below share one genomic window:
- a CDS encoding TonB-dependent receptor: MKRWFVFCVATLVLCVCVAGIAPAQDEDDELLVPEIKVIYTRSETDPRKIPASVTVIDAETIEKSGAKTVPDVLRREAGINITSLMGNNTFVDVSTRGSSRGTDTLLMVNGVRLTEPTLAAGDWSLIPLEAVERIEIVRGTGTAYWGDNATAGVVNIITKKGYDVPFATVGTLFGSYGRFEETASAGYSHDLFHAFASGSYSAVEGWRRNSDAEELSFVGSVGFTPTDIFSLSVDAGYVSDSFGLPGDLTAADEETYGRDYSSTDHDRGAGERFYITTGVDFDFDRFGMFTADYSYRDGYWWWDSFDVNGGFDNKSRNKSVEHNVSGKYVWDVALGPVENRVTVGGEYRVYDWSYGLYWPSMTTWVDDDLDRTTRSFYTTDELTLYDMVVLSLGYRYEHAQNHFTMDNLNTGLVTESDEFYTNQAYTAGITFLYGKEGTPFFEDGSKLYFRFSRGYRLPLMDEYFGVGLPSINEDLEPEIVVSYEVGFEHYFTEYLRLTFDYYRTYYEDEIVYDGNMNVNLDKTVHEGIEVGLYAEPLDWLSLYAAYAWQRTVIYSDGYYAIYDTIWPAPPSYEGYEYSSLPMIPEHTVSFGLGIDWKGIAFNTDARWVDERIYDSDFTRQTETLDDYLVVDARLGYTHDFDFMRLEVFFGVNNIFDEEYADYGVYTYEYFDWGTFSVIPASTSTYRLPGREFYGGVTVRF; encoded by the coding sequence ATGAAACGCTGGTTTGTTTTCTGTGTTGCGACATTGGTGCTGTGTGTGTGCGTGGCCGGTATCGCCCCGGCCCAAGACGAGGATGATGAGCTGCTGGTCCCGGAGATCAAGGTGATCTACACCAGGAGCGAGACCGATCCCCGTAAGATTCCGGCGTCCGTGACCGTCATCGACGCCGAGACCATCGAGAAGTCCGGGGCGAAGACGGTGCCTGACGTGCTCAGGCGGGAAGCGGGCATCAACATTACGAGCCTGATGGGTAACAACACATTCGTGGATGTGAGCACGAGGGGGTCAAGCAGGGGTACGGATACGCTGCTTATGGTCAACGGCGTCCGATTGACCGAGCCGACCCTGGCCGCCGGGGACTGGTCCCTGATACCGCTGGAGGCCGTCGAGAGAATCGAAATCGTCCGGGGGACCGGCACGGCCTACTGGGGTGACAATGCCACGGCGGGTGTCGTCAACATCATCACAAAGAAGGGATACGATGTGCCGTTCGCCACGGTTGGGACCCTCTTCGGCTCCTACGGGAGATTCGAGGAGACGGCAAGCGCCGGGTACTCTCATGACCTGTTTCACGCCTTCGCATCCGGTTCGTACTCGGCCGTCGAGGGGTGGCGGAGAAACAGCGACGCCGAGGAGCTGAGCTTCGTCGGCTCCGTCGGCTTCACCCCCACCGATATCTTCTCCCTGAGCGTGGACGCGGGCTACGTGTCCGACTCCTTCGGCCTTCCCGGAGATCTGACCGCGGCCGACGAGGAAACCTACGGGCGGGATTACTCCTCCACCGACCACGATCGTGGGGCGGGGGAGCGGTTTTACATCACCACCGGTGTCGATTTCGACTTCGATCGGTTCGGCATGTTCACCGCGGATTACTCCTACCGAGACGGCTACTGGTGGTGGGACTCCTTCGATGTGAACGGCGGGTTCGACAACAAGTCGAGAAACAAGAGCGTCGAGCACAATGTTTCCGGAAAGTACGTCTGGGACGTCGCGCTGGGCCCGGTGGAAAACCGGGTGACGGTGGGCGGCGAGTATCGTGTCTATGACTGGAGTTATGGGCTCTACTGGCCGTCAATGACCACCTGGGTGGACGATGACCTGGATCGGACGACCCGGTCGTTCTACACAACCGACGAGCTGACCCTGTATGATATGGTCGTGTTGAGCCTCGGGTATCGCTACGAGCATGCGCAGAATCACTTCACCATGGATAACCTCAATACCGGTCTGGTCACCGAGTCGGACGAATTTTATACCAACCAGGCGTACACGGCGGGGATCACGTTCTTGTACGGAAAGGAGGGGACGCCCTTCTTCGAGGACGGAAGCAAGCTCTACTTCCGGTTCTCCCGGGGCTATCGGCTGCCGCTTATGGATGAATATTTCGGCGTCGGCCTTCCCTCGATCAACGAGGACCTGGAGCCTGAGATCGTCGTCAGCTACGAGGTGGGATTTGAACACTACTTCACCGAGTATCTCCGCCTGACTTTCGATTACTACCGGACGTATTACGAGGACGAGATCGTCTACGACGGCAATATGAACGTCAATTTGGATAAGACCGTGCACGAGGGGATCGAGGTGGGTCTGTACGCGGAGCCGCTGGACTGGTTGAGCCTCTACGCCGCCTACGCGTGGCAGCGAACGGTCATCTATTCGGACGGGTACTATGCCATATACGACACGATATGGCCGGCGCCGCCCAGTTACGAGGGATATGAGTACAGCAGCCTGCCGATGATCCCCGAACATACGGTGAGCTTCGGCCTGGGGATCGACTGGAAGGGCATCGCATTCAACACCGACGCCCGGTGGGTAGACGAGCGGATTTACGACAGCGACTTCACCCGGCAGACCGAAACCCTCGACGATTACCTCGTGGTGGACGCCCGCCTGGGGTACACCCACGATTTCGACTTCATGAGGCTGGAGGTGTTCTTCGGCGTCAACAACATTTTTGATGAGGAATATGCCGATTACGGCGTATATACCTACGAGTACTTCGACTGGGGGACATTTTCCGTCATCCCGGCGAGTACCTCCACCTATCGCCTGCCCGGCCGGGAGTTCTACGGCGGGGTGACCGTACGCTTTTAA
- a CDS encoding D-alanine--D-alanine ligase has translation MNKQKIGVIFGGRSGEHEVSLVSATSIIEALDRNRFEVVPIGISKEGHWYTGAGVMEFLKGRPSAGPAHAAILLPDNEGGLLTWDEGRGRERLDCVFPVLHGPYGEDGTVQGLLELAGVPYVGCGVMASSLAMDKVVSKALFLSLDLPTAPYIWFHSSGWKADEEGVIADIEKELSYPVFIKPANMGSSVGIFKAHDRNELSDAVPQSMQYDRKVLVEEAVEDAMEIEVSVLGNDEPEASVPGEIIPSNEFYDYDAKYVDGKSTDKIPADLPKNVIERIRELAVESFRAIDGSGLARVDFLVTRKTHEIFLNELNTIPGFTSISMYPKLWEATGLGYSDLLTRLVDLAFERHAVKSSLATSYQPKEDWYK, from the coding sequence GTGAACAAACAGAAAATCGGCGTCATATTCGGCGGGCGTTCGGGTGAGCACGAGGTATCACTGGTGTCGGCCACATCGATCATCGAGGCCCTCGACCGGAATCGGTTCGAGGTCGTTCCCATCGGTATCTCCAAGGAGGGGCACTGGTACACGGGTGCGGGGGTGATGGAATTCCTGAAGGGGAGGCCTTCGGCCGGGCCCGCACACGCCGCGATTCTGCTGCCGGACAACGAGGGGGGGCTTCTGACCTGGGACGAGGGGAGGGGGCGGGAGAGGCTGGACTGTGTGTTTCCGGTGCTCCACGGTCCCTACGGAGAGGACGGCACCGTCCAGGGGCTTCTGGAGCTGGCGGGTGTTCCCTATGTGGGGTGCGGAGTAATGGCGTCGAGCCTGGCGATGGACAAGGTGGTCTCAAAGGCATTGTTCCTTTCCCTGGATCTGCCCACGGCGCCGTATATATGGTTCCACTCATCGGGGTGGAAAGCTGACGAGGAGGGGGTCATCGCCGATATCGAAAAGGAGCTCTCCTACCCGGTATTCATCAAGCCCGCCAACATGGGGTCGTCCGTGGGGATATTCAAGGCCCACGATCGAAATGAGCTGTCCGACGCTGTGCCGCAATCCATGCAGTATGATCGAAAGGTTCTCGTGGAGGAGGCGGTTGAGGACGCCATGGAGATCGAAGTGTCCGTTCTGGGAAACGACGAGCCCGAGGCCTCGGTCCCGGGAGAGATCATCCCCTCAAACGAGTTTTACGATTACGATGCGAAATATGTGGACGGCAAGTCCACAGACAAGATACCGGCGGATCTGCCGAAGAATGTTATCGAGCGCATCCGTGAGCTCGCGGTGGAGTCGTTTCGGGCCATAGACGGCTCAGGCCTTGCCCGGGTTGATTTTCTGGTGACCCGCAAAACCCACGAGATCTTTCTCAACGAGCTCAATACCATCCCCGGCTTTACCTCCATCTCCATGTATCCGAAGCTGTGGGAGGCCACAGGCCTCGGCTATTCGGATCTGCTCACCCGTCTGGTGGATCTGGCGTTTGAGCGGCACGCGGTCAAGTCGTCTTTAGCCACCTCGTATCAGCCGAAAGAGGACTGGTATAAATAG
- a CDS encoding AMP-binding protein, whose amino-acid sequence MDDTVIDNLAKSAGAHPGKPAIFFKGNRLTYRELDELSNSLANALTYLGVTTGDRVAVMMPNLPQTIISYYAILKAGAAMIGLNPESSTSEISRILTNSRTGVVIGLERDFERLLSIKDKTGIKHLILTNIRRFYPKRLRFFKEYIAKTTGYFSRITYEGDIHNFSTLINHHPKSKPEVRITPEDTAVIQYTGGITGVSKGAQLTHRNIATNVEQVALWFKGHLTKDDRFIAAAPYNHLYGMTMALDLPIRLGASIIVMNKFTPEKFEYVITKDRPTFFPAIPAMYRSLIHSPIIEKLDFSTLKLSMSAAAPLNESTRESFRRITGVPIIEGYGLAEASGLTHINPASGKGKPGTIGLPLPGTDAQVVNLLSGKGPLAPNESGELTISGPQVMHGYWAMPDETADTVKNGSLFTGDIAVMDGDGYFRLEERKKNIIFVGENRVYHREVEDVLMKHYLVVDAAVIGIPDELTGEAVKAFVVLEEGKALSGKDIISYCRANLSPFKTPVEVEFLREMNKTADGKVILKDMAD is encoded by the coding sequence GTGGATGATACCGTTATAGACAACCTTGCCAAGTCCGCCGGCGCCCACCCCGGGAAGCCGGCCATTTTCTTCAAGGGAAATCGTCTGACCTACCGTGAACTGGATGAACTCTCCAATTCCCTGGCCAATGCACTGACATACCTGGGAGTCACGACGGGAGACAGGGTGGCGGTAATGATGCCGAACCTTCCCCAGACCATCATCTCCTACTACGCGATCCTCAAGGCCGGGGCCGCCATGATCGGTCTAAACCCGGAATCCTCAACAAGCGAAATATCCCGCATTCTCACCAATTCCCGGACGGGTGTCGTCATCGGTCTGGAGCGCGACTTTGAGCGGCTTTTGTCCATCAAAGACAAGACCGGTATCAAACACCTGATTCTGACCAACATCCGCCGATTCTATCCCAAGCGGCTTCGGTTCTTCAAGGAATACATCGCCAAGACCACCGGGTATTTCAGTAGAATCACCTACGAGGGCGATATTCACAACTTCTCCACACTCATCAATCACCACCCGAAGTCGAAGCCGGAGGTGAGAATCACGCCGGAGGACACGGCGGTCATTCAGTATACCGGAGGCATTACGGGCGTCTCCAAGGGCGCGCAGCTCACCCACAGGAACATCGCCACCAATGTTGAGCAAGTGGCGCTCTGGTTTAAGGGGCACCTCACGAAGGACGACCGTTTTATCGCCGCCGCCCCCTATAACCACCTGTACGGCATGACTATGGCCCTGGACCTGCCGATACGTCTGGGGGCGTCCATCATCGTCATGAACAAATTCACCCCGGAAAAGTTCGAGTATGTGATCACAAAGGATCGGCCGACCTTCTTCCCCGCGATTCCCGCCATGTATCGATCCCTCATCCATTCACCGATCATCGAAAAGCTCGATTTTTCCACCTTGAAGCTCTCCATGTCCGCAGCGGCCCCCCTCAACGAATCGACTCGGGAATCATTCCGCCGGATAACGGGCGTTCCGATCATCGAGGGATACGGCCTGGCGGAGGCGTCCGGATTGACGCACATCAACCCGGCGTCCGGAAAGGGGAAGCCGGGGACCATCGGCCTGCCCCTGCCCGGCACCGACGCCCAGGTGGTAAATCTCCTGTCCGGAAAGGGACCGCTTGCGCCCAATGAATCGGGTGAGCTGACGATCTCGGGGCCGCAGGTGATGCATGGATACTGGGCCATGCCGGATGAAACCGCGGACACCGTCAAGAACGGCTCGCTTTTCACCGGTGATATCGCCGTCATGGACGGTGACGGCTATTTCAGGCTGGAGGAACGCAAGAAAAACATCATCTTCGTGGGTGAAAACCGGGTCTATCACCGGGAAGTGGAGGATGTTCTCATGAAACATTACCTGGTGGTGGATGCGGCGGTGATCGGAATCCCGGATGAGCTGACCGGTGAGGCGGTCAAGGCGTTTGTGGTGCTGGAGGAGGGAAAGGCCCTCTCCGGTAAGGACATTATCTCCTACTGCAGGGCCAACCTGTCCCCGTTCAAAACGCCGGTGGAGGTGGAGTTCCTTCGGGAAATGAACAAGACCGCCGATGGAAAGGTGATCCTAAAGGATATGGCGGACTGA
- a CDS encoding long-chain fatty acid--CoA ligase: MDKLWHTSYAPGVPHNIDYDEITLPEALTRSREKYPKNTALIFQGYTVTYEKLDEMVNRLAAAYIDMGVKKGDRIAILLPNLIQCVVAFYAALRIGAIVVMNNPLYSDRELEHQLNNSESVLLVCLDLLAPRMIALKPKTKVKNIIVTGIGDYLPFPKSLLFPLVAKKKGMKADVPQAENVHFFKKVLAAYPPTPIKADIAFSDTALFQYTGGTTGVSKGVMLSHENLCKNVQMLKAWFPTFTEGGEIGIAVLPFFHVFGLTCVMNFCIYMGWADILIPRPEPSAILDAVTSFKPTFFPAVPTMYIGLLAHPDTKKSDLKSIKGCFSGSAPLPVEVIKEFESMTGAKIVEGFGLTESTPVTHINPFGGITKIGSIGVPLPDTDCRIVDLDDEKTEVKQGNSGELIISGPQVMQGYYNMPDETKGTLRDGWLYTGDVATMDEDGYFYIVDRKKDMIIAGGYNIYPREIDEVLYEHPKVQEACAVGVPDEYRGETVKVFIVPKPGETMTGDEIISYCKEKLAKYKVPKLVEFRDSLPKSTVGKVLRKELRAQEIEKQKKS; encoded by the coding sequence ATGGACAAACTGTGGCACACATCGTATGCCCCGGGAGTTCCCCACAATATCGACTACGACGAAATAACCCTCCCTGAGGCGCTGACCAGATCACGGGAAAAGTATCCCAAAAATACCGCCCTTATTTTCCAGGGCTATACCGTTACCTACGAAAAACTGGACGAGATGGTAAACCGCCTGGCGGCGGCATACATAGACATGGGAGTCAAAAAGGGGGACCGAATCGCCATCCTGCTGCCGAACCTGATTCAATGCGTCGTGGCGTTCTACGCCGCCCTCAGGATCGGCGCCATCGTTGTGATGAACAATCCCCTATACTCCGACCGGGAACTGGAACACCAGCTTAATAATTCGGAGTCCGTGTTGCTGGTCTGCCTGGACCTTCTGGCACCGAGAATGATTGCTCTTAAGCCCAAGACAAAGGTGAAGAACATCATCGTCACCGGCATCGGTGATTACCTCCCCTTCCCCAAGAGTCTTCTGTTTCCCCTGGTCGCCAAGAAGAAGGGGATGAAGGCGGATGTCCCCCAAGCGGAGAACGTTCATTTCTTCAAAAAGGTCCTGGCTGCATATCCCCCGACACCCATTAAAGCGGACATCGCTTTTAGCGACACCGCCCTGTTCCAGTACACCGGCGGCACCACCGGCGTCTCCAAAGGCGTCATGCTCTCCCACGAAAATCTCTGCAAGAATGTTCAGATGCTCAAGGCGTGGTTCCCCACCTTCACCGAGGGAGGTGAAATCGGCATTGCCGTGCTCCCGTTTTTTCATGTGTTCGGCCTCACCTGCGTGATGAACTTCTGCATCTATATGGGATGGGCCGACATACTCATCCCCCGGCCGGAGCCGAGCGCCATCCTGGACGCGGTCACCAGCTTCAAGCCCACCTTTTTCCCGGCGGTGCCCACCATGTATATCGGGCTTCTGGCCCATCCGGACACCAAGAAGAGCGACCTGAAATCCATCAAGGGCTGCTTCTCGGGTTCGGCGCCGCTGCCGGTGGAGGTCATCAAGGAATTTGAATCCATGACCGGTGCGAAAATCGTCGAAGGCTTCGGACTGACCGAGTCGACACCGGTAACCCACATCAATCCCTTCGGCGGTATAACCAAGATCGGCAGCATCGGCGTGCCGCTGCCGGATACGGACTGTCGCATCGTGGATTTGGACGACGAAAAAACCGAGGTCAAGCAGGGAAACTCCGGAGAGCTCATCATCAGTGGCCCCCAGGTAATGCAGGGGTATTACAACATGCCGGACGAAACGAAGGGAACCCTTCGCGACGGATGGCTCTACACCGGCGATGTGGCGACTATGGACGAAGACGGTTACTTCTACATCGTGGACCGGAAAAAGGACATGATCATCGCCGGCGGCTATAACATCTATCCCCGGGAGATCGACGAGGTGCTGTATGAGCACCCGAAGGTGCAGGAGGCGTGCGCCGTGGGGGTCCCGGACGAGTACCGGGGCGAGACGGTGAAGGTGTTTATCGTACCCAAGCCGGGAGAGACGATGACCGGCGATGAGATTATCTCCTACTGCAAGGAGAAGCTGGCGAAATATAAGGTGCCCAAGCTCGTGGAATTTAGAGACAGCCTCCCCAAGAGCACCGTCGGCAAGGTCCTCAGAAAAGAACTTCGCGCCCAGGAGATCGAAAAACAGAAGAAGTCTTAA
- a CDS encoding D-tyrosyl-tRNA(Tyr) deacylase: MRAVVQRVSRARVDVEDLTVGEIGMGLCVLLGVERGDGEADLAYVFDKIVNLRIFEDDEGKMNRSLLEVGGALLVVSQFTLLGDVRKGRRPSFVAAEEPGRANELYEQFLARAREMSIETAGGVFQAMMDVTLTNQGPVTFIVDSKKRF, translated from the coding sequence GTGAGGGCGGTTGTACAGCGGGTCTCAAGGGCCCGGGTGGATGTCGAAGATCTGACCGTGGGAGAGATCGGGATGGGGCTGTGCGTGCTTTTGGGGGTGGAGCGGGGGGACGGGGAGGCCGACCTTGCCTACGTATTTGATAAGATCGTGAACCTGAGAATATTTGAGGACGACGAGGGGAAGATGAACCGATCGCTGCTGGAGGTGGGCGGGGCGTTGCTGGTGGTGTCTCAATTCACCCTGCTGGGTGATGTCAGGAAGGGAAGGCGACCCTCTTTCGTCGCCGCCGAGGAGCCGGGGAGGGCCAATGAGCTGTATGAACAGTTTCTCGCCCGCGCCCGGGAGATGAGCATCGAGACGGCGGGAGGCGTATTCCAGGCGATGATGGATGTGACGCTCACGAATCAGGGGCCGGTCACTTTCATTGTGGACAGTAAAAAACGTTTTTGA
- a CDS encoding DUF1285 domain-containing protein, translating into MDSYKPYTISIDKDGLWYYNGRQIIHPTVLRMFNDGLSLLDDGTYILEVEGDRAPVEVEDAPIVVRGVMPVKDRDDGLVGFILALSDDTKEALDPDTLSINEKNIPYCIVKREGVNAPRGLMARFTSKAYYALAEYIEHDEDEDAYFIETVRKRFTIPYQGADA; encoded by the coding sequence ATGGATTCTTACAAGCCGTATACCATCTCGATCGACAAAGACGGGCTGTGGTATTACAACGGACGTCAGATTATTCACCCCACGGTCCTGAGAATGTTCAACGACGGGCTCAGTCTGCTTGATGACGGAACGTACATTCTTGAGGTTGAGGGAGATCGGGCGCCGGTGGAGGTGGAGGACGCGCCGATCGTGGTTCGGGGCGTCATGCCGGTCAAGGATCGTGATGACGGATTGGTCGGTTTCATCCTGGCCCTTTCCGACGATACGAAAGAAGCGCTGGACCCTGACACCCTCAGTATCAATGAAAAGAACATTCCATACTGCATAGTGAAGAGGGAGGGCGTAAACGCCCCCCGGGGGCTGATGGCCCGGTTCACATCCAAGGCGTACTACGCCCTGGCGGAATATATCGAACATGACGAGGATGAAGACGCCTATTTCATCGAGACCGTGCGGAAGAGATTTACAATACCGTATCAGGGGGCCGATGCATGA
- a CDS encoding GGDEF domain-containing protein has translation MYSPTALFSINASLICVAFSALFFILYLSIDRRAQFLGYCLVTLALAIHQAAIVLRVLFENNHEQYLFWIKVAYIVAVLIGGALTAVSNMLTGRTVRSRLLLLFTVTVVLVVLLVFTPLFGDVTETGQDGYTFTPGLTVYIVGLFLVVLLCVVVARLLYPFFLGERNPRAKSYVIVAVAAGFLMLSLIMDIAVDFGIVTPLRCAYSAPGAIIWVVVGAVGILYQYYRMVAPGKRVLVHLRESRDTLAADKMAISDNLTNLFTRDFFDENIEAEVLDSIQQNRSLSLMMIELDDFKNVKKVLGNELSDNLISEIAAVIKRHLKGSDIPARYEMEMFAILLPNTSTPGAEEVAERIRHIVEEMEFLSPGNPDVRVTVSMGVATLRGSDVPADLMKRCVDSLKSSIKHGGNRVSVAT, from the coding sequence ATGTACAGTCCAACGGCGCTTTTTTCCATTAATGCATCGTTAATATGCGTGGCCTTTTCGGCGCTTTTCTTTATTTTATATCTTTCCATTGATCGAAGGGCCCAGTTTCTCGGATACTGCCTGGTAACCCTGGCGCTGGCGATTCACCAGGCGGCGATTGTGCTTCGCGTGTTGTTTGAAAACAATCACGAGCAATACCTGTTTTGGATCAAGGTGGCATATATTGTTGCCGTACTCATCGGCGGTGCCCTGACCGCCGTGTCGAACATGCTGACAGGTCGGACGGTTCGTTCGAGGCTCCTGCTGCTGTTCACCGTGACCGTGGTGCTGGTTGTGCTGCTTGTGTTTACGCCGCTGTTCGGCGACGTTACCGAAACGGGGCAAGACGGATATACCTTTACGCCGGGTCTGACGGTATATATCGTCGGCCTGTTCCTGGTGGTTCTCTTGTGTGTCGTCGTCGCCCGCCTGTTGTATCCCTTCTTCCTCGGGGAAAGGAATCCCCGAGCCAAATCATATGTCATCGTGGCCGTTGCCGCAGGTTTCCTCATGCTTTCCCTGATAATGGACATCGCGGTGGATTTCGGCATCGTCACCCCTCTCCGCTGTGCCTATTCGGCGCCGGGGGCCATCATCTGGGTGGTCGTGGGCGCGGTGGGGATCTTGTACCAGTATTATCGGATGGTGGCGCCGGGGAAACGGGTGCTCGTGCACCTGCGCGAATCCCGTGATACGCTTGCCGCCGACAAGATGGCGATTTCCGACAATCTGACGAATCTATTCACCAGGGACTTTTTTGATGAAAATATCGAGGCGGAGGTCCTGGACTCGATACAGCAGAACCGCTCACTCTCTCTGATGATGATAGAGCTTGACGACTTTAAAAACGTGAAAAAGGTGCTGGGCAACGAATTGAGCGACAATCTCATATCCGAGATAGCGGCCGTTATCAAGCGGCATCTCAAGGGAAGCGACATTCCCGCCCGGTACGAGATGGAAATGTTCGCGATACTCCTGCCCAATACCAGCACGCCGGGCGCCGAGGAGGTTGCCGAGCGCATCAGGCATATAGTGGAGGAAATGGAGTTTCTCTCTCCCGGAAATCCTGATGTAAGGGTGACCGTCTCTATGGGTGTTGCGACATTGCGGGGATCCGACGTGCCCGCTGATCTGATGAAAAGGTGTGTGGATTCCCTGAAGTCTTCGATAAAACACGGCGGGAACCGGGTGAGTGTTGCCACGTGA
- a CDS encoding HD domain-containing protein translates to MTILSDHFDPTDDPLFCDLIDAVRECFVDDDSHGMNHALNTLDFALAIADGLKRREGADIDLYALAAAALMHDIGRENIFFDPGHGGRGARRADDILTRLGAPWDREKIMRLIALHDEEGIDCESEPMELIILRDADKLELLRIGPDYLDLDRLVTREALALVEEVLARYDTGDNEYRKRADETTRRAKGLLGKREHNTAP, encoded by the coding sequence GTGACGATCCTCTCCGATCATTTCGATCCAACCGACGATCCGCTGTTTTGTGACCTGATCGATGCGGTACGGGAGTGTTTTGTCGATGACGATTCCCATGGGATGAATCACGCCCTGAACACCCTGGATTTTGCGCTGGCGATCGCCGACGGGCTGAAAAGAAGAGAAGGTGCGGATATCGACCTCTACGCCCTGGCCGCCGCCGCCCTGATGCACGATATCGGCAGGGAGAATATCTTCTTTGATCCGGGGCACGGCGGGCGGGGCGCACGGCGCGCCGATGATATCCTCACGAGGTTGGGCGCCCCCTGGGATCGTGAGAAGATCATGCGTCTCATCGCCCTGCATGACGAAGAGGGGATCGACTGTGAGTCGGAGCCGATGGAGCTGATAATCCTCAGGGATGCCGACAAGCTGGAGCTTTTGCGCATCGGGCCGGATTATCTTGACCTTGATCGACTGGTCACCCGGGAGGCGCTGGCTCTTGTCGAAGAGGTACTGGCCCGATACGATACCGGAGATAACGAGTATCGGAAACGGGCCGATGAAACGACCAGACGGGCGAAAGGCCTGCTGGGAAAGAGAGAGCATAACACGGCACCGTAA
- a CDS encoding DnaJ domain-containing protein encodes MKDYYKILGIPRDASVERIKRAYRDSIKRCHPDSLDCDMTAEDLYNVQEAYEILGDRRKRAEYDAILPTISPSPDVFARSGRPLRRSGPAPQPSRSVFDTFSSLFERFFTITPHIRNADTFDSRSIPPHTRRCLEIYLTRYEAMRGGVFDISVPDAEGRTIGRFSLRIPPGVSHGSIYVVNLAGIIGTPGDVEITVLHR; translated from the coding sequence TTGAAGGATTATTATAAAATACTCGGCATACCCCGGGATGCCTCTGTTGAAAGGATAAAACGAGCCTACCGGGATAGTATCAAACGGTGTCATCCCGACTCTCTTGACTGCGATATGACCGCGGAAGACCTGTACAATGTGCAGGAGGCCTATGAGATACTGGGTGACCGAAGGAAACGCGCCGAGTACGATGCCATCCTGCCGACAATCTCCCCGTCCCCCGATGTTTTTGCCCGGTCCGGTCGTCCATTGAGGCGCTCCGGACCGGCGCCCCAGCCGTCGCGGTCTGTTTTCGACACGTTTTCATCCCTGTTCGAACGCTTTTTTACCATCACCCCCCATATTCGCAATGCAGATACGTTTGACTCCCGATCGATCCCCCCTCACACCCGGCGCTGTCTTGAAATATACCTGACCCGATATGAAGCGATGCGGGGCGGTGTGTTCGATATTTCCGTACCGGACGCGGAGGGAAGAACAATCGGCAGGTTCTCTCTCCGCATTCCCCCCGGGGTATCCCACGGTTCGATATATGTGGTGAACCTGGCCGGCATCATCGGCACGCCGGGAGATGTGGAGATCACCGTGCTGCACCGATAA
- a CDS encoding Hsp20/alpha crystallin family protein produces the protein MKDKELEVQKSTQSESSAKAEGTREGVYYRPRVDIYETEKELTLLADLPGVDPKNLEIDLRDDTLTILGKADVEDEERRYLVREYGVGNYQRQFTLSEVIDQEKISAQLTNGVLTLVLPKVEKAKPRKIAVS, from the coding sequence ATGAAAGACAAGGAACTTGAAGTACAGAAAAGCACACAGTCCGAATCATCGGCCAAGGCCGAGGGCACCCGAGAGGGCGTATACTATCGCCCCCGAGTGGACATATATGAAACCGAAAAAGAGCTGACCCTGCTGGCGGATTTGCCCGGAGTTGATCCGAAGAACCTTGAGATCGACCTGAGGGACGACACCCTGACCATCCTGGGCAAGGCCGATGTCGAAGACGAGGAGCGCCGCTATCTCGTTCGTGAATACGGCGTGGGCAATTACCAGAGGCAGTTCACCCTCAGCGAGGTGATTGACCAGGAAAAAATCTCGGCACAACTGACCAACGGAGTCCTGACATTGGTGCTGCCGAAGGTTGAAAAGGCAAAACCGAGAAAGATCGCCGTATCGTAA